In Chryseobacterium gleum, a single genomic region encodes these proteins:
- a CDS encoding DUF6443 domain-containing protein, which yields MKKILLLSGLFSAVFLQAQKTTTENYISSTDCLNEDCSKKTETVQYFDFLGRPRQVVSVKATPLGKDIVTPVVYDDLGRQTRTYLAVPQSSTSNGAVYPQTPGMVPFPVADATGIYSGEKTYTEKNLENSPLERVLQQKPIGNDWNGKAVVLGYDLNTAADHVKNYQVTVSWDPTEKLYKNELQYTPAEYAAGKLVKNTVTDEDGHKVVEFKDATGQTVLSRKVIDAVKNADTYYVYNDYKQLAYVIPPLASAAALNSSAVDNTCYQYKYDSKNRLVEKKLPGKGWEYMVYDRQNRLVASQDAVLGSTQNNFAAKGWMFSKYDEFGRVVYTGFFASTASRIDIQTTINTMSVNPGNNEKRNNTTPIIQNGESIYYTKNAFPTEGMTILSVNYYDTYPPLPSGITTPVSIMGKPVLKQPGQGTASVTTKSLLLASYIRNVEDNAWTKTYNYYDEKGRTIGSYAQNHLGGYTRTELDIDFAGVTRQSKAYHKRLASDPEKVITQTFTYDHQNRLLVHKHQVDTNPEEILVQNEYNELSQLKNKKLGGTTLSQPLQNINYTYNIRGWLTKINDPSHLNGKLFGYEMRYFNPVNPNIAPGRFTGNVTEIDWKNASEDVLKRYNYAYDGLGRLQDAVYSEPNATVPFNNNYNEHLTYDLNGNIKTLKRNAFPASGSTTSAQVDDLIYNYTGNRLTKVTENALNDTGYEGGNNTISYDLNGNMKDMLDKGIQSIQYNHLNLSNSYSMQQTNGLGQLLNSTVSYLYRADGTKLRKTYSSAPPRGSTTTRITDYLDGFQYSYTEGGGICLECRTESAYEQQAYKSASLVFPGTLTPEWKLDFVATAEGFYSFTENRYIYQYRDHLGNARVTFAKSSTGAPEIIDTNNYYPFGLNHISGAFSTSGFGSFYSYKYNGKELQETGMYDYGARMLMPDLGRWGAMDAMSEKYSAWSPYNYAVNNPVMVIDPDGNDISYSGEAAQQAFRAYVATMSTSSETSGGSSFTGFGRAFGEDPKPGFWGRVSNWWDRLFGRNKGADILTLTRGAEVSRVVEVGEPIRIAEFFSALEATSVAVGAVTLGAVLTPVMMKDPEYNWTRDLPLTVPVTTTADESEPGEMITLYRGVSSKAKGSMYFEASQGIAIPNGYRQVAATWGPHSDMEAHAGGDNLSIWTSWSTSKESARDFATGVAMYENGIPGIIISKQFKVGTVLPNPYNPQEAEWLVPGVVYGAKVEYVLPR from the coding sequence ATGAAAAAAATACTCTTACTATCCGGTCTTTTTTCTGCTGTCTTTTTACAGGCTCAGAAAACAACCACGGAAAACTATATATCCTCGACAGACTGTCTGAATGAAGACTGCAGCAAAAAAACAGAAACAGTACAATACTTTGATTTTCTGGGAAGACCCAGACAGGTTGTGAGTGTGAAAGCAACGCCTTTAGGAAAAGACATCGTAACCCCTGTTGTATATGATGATCTGGGGAGGCAGACCAGAACCTATCTTGCGGTTCCTCAAAGTTCCACTTCCAATGGAGCTGTTTATCCCCAGACTCCGGGAATGGTTCCTTTTCCTGTGGCTGATGCTACTGGTATCTATTCGGGTGAAAAAACCTATACAGAAAAAAATCTTGAAAATTCCCCGTTAGAGAGGGTCTTACAACAGAAACCAATTGGAAACGACTGGAATGGCAAAGCGGTAGTATTGGGTTATGATCTCAACACGGCTGCCGATCATGTCAAAAATTATCAGGTAACAGTCAGCTGGGATCCGACGGAAAAATTATACAAAAACGAATTACAGTACACACCCGCAGAATATGCAGCCGGTAAGCTCGTTAAAAATACGGTTACCGATGAAGATGGTCACAAAGTGGTTGAGTTTAAAGATGCCACCGGCCAGACCGTACTTTCCAGAAAAGTAATAGATGCCGTAAAAAATGCCGATACTTATTACGTATACAACGATTACAAACAACTGGCCTATGTGATCCCGCCACTCGCATCAGCTGCAGCTTTGAATTCTTCAGCAGTTGACAATACATGTTATCAGTATAAGTATGACAGTAAAAACAGGCTGGTAGAAAAAAAACTTCCCGGTAAAGGATGGGAATACATGGTGTATGACAGGCAGAACAGGCTGGTAGCTTCACAGGATGCTGTCCTGGGAAGTACCCAGAATAATTTTGCGGCCAAAGGCTGGATGTTCTCCAAATACGATGAGTTCGGAAGAGTGGTGTATACCGGTTTCTTTGCGAGTACAGCTTCCAGAATTGATATACAGACCACGATCAACACTATGTCTGTGAATCCGGGAAATAATGAAAAAAGAAATAATACAACCCCGATTATCCAGAATGGTGAAAGCATTTATTACACAAAAAATGCTTTTCCGACGGAAGGTATGACTATTTTAAGTGTTAATTATTATGATACCTATCCGCCTCTTCCCTCCGGAATCACGACCCCCGTTTCCATTATGGGTAAACCGGTCTTGAAACAACCCGGACAAGGCACGGCTTCTGTAACGACGAAAAGTCTTTTACTGGCCTCTTATATCAGAAATGTGGAAGACAATGCCTGGACAAAAACCTATAATTATTATGATGAAAAAGGAAGAACCATAGGATCATACGCTCAAAATCACCTTGGAGGATATACCAGAACAGAACTGGATATTGATTTTGCCGGAGTCACCAGACAGAGCAAAGCGTATCACAAAAGGCTGGCCTCTGATCCTGAAAAAGTAATCACCCAGACTTTCACCTATGACCACCAAAACAGGTTATTGGTGCATAAACACCAGGTGGATACCAATCCTGAAGAAATTCTGGTACAGAACGAGTATAATGAACTGTCACAGCTGAAAAACAAAAAACTGGGCGGAACAACTCTTTCACAACCTCTTCAGAATATTAATTATACCTACAATATCAGAGGCTGGCTGACCAAAATCAATGATCCTTCCCATCTTAATGGGAAGCTGTTTGGATATGAAATGAGATATTTCAATCCTGTGAACCCGAATATTGCCCCGGGAAGATTTACAGGAAATGTTACGGAGATCGACTGGAAAAATGCTTCCGAAGATGTACTGAAACGGTATAACTATGCGTATGACGGACTGGGCAGGCTTCAGGATGCCGTATATTCCGAGCCCAATGCCACTGTACCTTTTAATAATAATTATAATGAACACCTGACCTATGATCTGAACGGAAACATTAAAACATTAAAAAGAAATGCTTTCCCTGCAAGCGGTAGTACAACATCTGCTCAGGTAGATGACCTGATCTACAATTATACCGGAAACCGTTTAACCAAAGTGACAGAAAATGCATTGAACGACACTGGATATGAAGGCGGAAACAATACCATTTCCTATGATCTGAACGGTAATATGAAAGATATGCTGGATAAAGGAATCCAGTCGATTCAATACAACCATCTGAACCTTTCCAACAGCTATAGCATGCAGCAGACCAACGGATTGGGGCAGCTGCTGAACAGTACAGTGAGCTATCTTTACCGTGCAGATGGAACCAAGCTCCGTAAAACTTATTCCAGTGCTCCGCCAAGGGGATCTACCACCACCCGTATCACAGATTATCTGGACGGCTTCCAGTACAGCTACACGGAAGGAGGTGGAATATGCCTGGAATGCAGAACAGAAAGTGCCTATGAACAGCAGGCCTATAAAAGTGCATCCCTCGTATTTCCCGGAACTCTAACCCCGGAGTGGAAACTGGATTTTGTAGCCACCGCAGAAGGCTTTTACAGTTTCACGGAAAACCGCTATATTTACCAGTACAGAGACCACCTTGGAAATGCCAGGGTAACCTTTGCCAAAAGCAGTACAGGCGCTCCTGAAATTATTGATACCAACAACTATTATCCTTTTGGGCTGAACCATATTTCAGGGGCGTTCAGTACTTCAGGTTTTGGAAGCTTTTACAGCTACAAATACAACGGCAAAGAACTTCAGGAAACCGGGATGTATGATTACGGCGCCAGGATGCTGATGCCCGATTTGGGAAGATGGGGTGCCATGGATGCCATGTCTGAGAAATACAGCGCATGGAGTCCCTATAACTATGCCGTCAACAATCCTGTGATGGTGATTGATCCGGATGGGAATGATATCTCTTATTCAGGAGAAGCTGCACAACAGGCTTTCCGAGCGTATGTTGCAACAATGTCTACAAGTTCTGAAACTTCGGGAGGAAGCTCCTTTACAGGATTTGGTCGTGCTTTTGGAGAAGATCCAAAACCTGGTTTCTGGGGAAGAGTAAGCAATTGGTGGGATCGTTTGTTTGGCAGAAATAAAGGGGCTGATATTTTAACGCTTACAAGAGGAGCTGAGGTCTCCAGGGTAGTTGAAGTTGGAGAGCCAATACGAATTGCAGAATTTTTTTCAGCTCTAGAAGCAACTTCGGTAGCGGTTGGAGCTGTAACTTTAGGAGCTGTGTTAACACCTGTCATGATGAAAGATCCAGAATATAACTGGACAAGGGATTTACCTTTAACTGTACCTGTTACAACAACGGCTGATGAATCAGAGCCAGGAGAAATGATTACATTGTATCGAGGAGTTTCGTCGAAAGCTAAAGGCTCTATGTATTTTGAAGCATCACAAGGTATTGCTATACCAAATGGTTACAGACAAGTTGCTGCAACTTGGGGACCTCACAGTGACATGGAAGCACACGCCGGAGGAGATAATTTAAGTATCTGGACAAGTTGGAGTACAAGTAAAGAATCTGCTAGAGATTTTGCTACAGGCGTAGCAATGTATGAAAATGGAATTCCAGGAATTATCATTTCTAAACAATTTAAAGTTGGTACAGTACTCCCTAATCCGTATAATCCACAAGAAGCGGAATGGTTGGTTCCAGGCGTAGTATATGGAGCGAAAGTTGAGTATGTTTTACCCAGATAA